Proteins found in one Seonamhaeicola sp. S2-3 genomic segment:
- a CDS encoding DUF3352 domain-containing protein — protein MKPYFLALLFLISLQSCSNLKTKRVELIDFVPENSSVIIKTSNFESLKNTISNNDVLQEISKSSTYKNLEKTLENSSLINPLGNVLLCFSKDSTDSLQYTIITKNHSNLFKTDSLKNYTQETLNYKNKTVVKSVLNNLPLFSTIVDSTFFASTSKNILDGVFIQSKTNQELKKIYNTTSNNKTCSVIIKPDSTFIKQFFLEKNLQFKNFTNYLALDIDANQNEIILNGITKATDSLNSIINLFNKTIPQENLTANITPSNSDGFMSITFNDFKSFESNLITYNQKDSTYISPSLFNDIIEIGIIYQGNEQAIVLNSIDNIATKDALIGNRNIVDTYREINIYDFETPLIFSKTFTPFISFNNANVYCVIDNFFVFADSKEFLQTIIANYQNKTTFSERSYYKNIKENLSDESSLLCVYTPSTLNKIININLEETLDYNLNKYHTSALQFIYDNNFAHVNGVIKKSKTRTSLNSVSEEWNIKLDADILNNPQFVTNHITKQKEIVVQDINNNLYLISNKGKILWKKKLHGPVLGEINQIDIYKNGRLQLCFATPNRVYVIDRKGRDVAPFPRKFNDKITQPLSVFDYDNKKNYRLLITQGKNLLMYNVQSKIVEGFTFKSANNNIVSQPKHFRIGSKDYLTFKTENKLYILDRTGRTRVKPKTNALFSNQPVFLYNNQFTTTTNNGNLYSVSTNGNVSLKNLGFTKDHYLTTTSKTLVALNENKLTIKSKTTELDFGSYSKPKIFYINDKIYVTVTDKQSHKVYLFDSLSKLIPNFPVYGNSLIELNNIDKDRNLELVTKGESNSIILYQIN, from the coding sequence ATGAAACCCTATTTCTTAGCCCTCTTATTTTTAATTTCACTTCAAAGTTGTTCTAACCTAAAAACAAAACGTGTAGAACTTATTGATTTTGTTCCAGAAAACAGTTCTGTTATAATAAAAACTTCAAATTTTGAAAGTCTTAAAAACACCATTTCAAACAATGATGTTTTACAGGAAATTTCAAAAAGTAGCACTTATAAAAATTTAGAAAAAACTCTAGAAAACTCATCGCTTATAAACCCTTTAGGCAATGTGTTATTATGTTTTTCAAAAGACTCAACCGACAGTTTACAATATACTATTATAACTAAAAACCATTCTAACTTATTTAAAACAGACTCGTTAAAAAATTATACCCAAGAAACTTTAAACTATAAGAATAAAACTGTTGTGAAATCTGTTTTAAACAATCTGCCCTTATTTAGTACAATTGTAGATAGTACATTTTTTGCATCTACCTCTAAAAACATTTTAGATGGTGTTTTTATTCAATCTAAAACTAACCAAGAGCTTAAAAAAATATATAACACAACCAGCAACAACAAAACATGTTCTGTTATTATTAAACCAGATTCTACCTTCATTAAGCAGTTCTTTTTAGAAAAAAATCTTCAGTTTAAAAACTTTACTAACTACCTTGCTTTAGATATTGATGCTAACCAAAACGAAATTATTTTAAATGGTATTACAAAAGCAACAGACTCATTAAATAGTATTATTAATCTGTTTAACAAAACCATTCCACAAGAAAACCTAACAGCAAACATAACCCCATCTAATAGTGATGGATTTATGAGTATTACTTTTAATGATTTTAAATCTTTTGAATCTAATTTAATTACCTACAATCAAAAAGATTCTACTTACATAAGTCCTAGTTTATTTAATGACATCATTGAAATTGGCATAATTTACCAAGGAAATGAGCAGGCTATTGTTTTAAATTCTATTGATAATATTGCCACAAAAGATGCTCTTATAGGTAATAGAAATATTGTTGATACTTATAGAGAAATTAATATTTATGATTTTGAAACTCCTTTGATATTTTCAAAAACTTTTACACCTTTTATATCATTCAATAATGCTAATGTGTATTGTGTAATTGATAACTTTTTTGTGTTTGCAGACTCTAAAGAATTTCTGCAAACCATTATAGCCAATTACCAAAACAAAACCACGTTTAGTGAACGTAGCTATTACAAAAACATAAAAGAAAATTTAAGTGATGAATCTTCTCTTTTATGTGTTTACACACCATCAACACTCAATAAAATCATCAATATTAATTTAGAAGAAACGCTAGATTATAATTTGAATAAATACCACACTTCTGCCCTACAATTTATTTACGATAATAATTTTGCACACGTAAACGGCGTTATAAAAAAGAGTAAAACAAGAACCTCTTTAAACTCAGTATCAGAAGAATGGAATATTAAACTTGATGCCGATATTTTAAACAATCCACAATTTGTTACCAATCATATTACCAAGCAAAAAGAAATTGTGGTTCAAGACATTAACAACAATTTATATTTAATTTCTAACAAAGGAAAAATTCTTTGGAAAAAGAAACTACATGGCCCAGTTTTAGGAGAAATTAACCAAATAGACATTTATAAAAATGGCAGATTACAACTTTGTTTTGCAACCCCTAATAGAGTTTATGTTATTGACAGAAAAGGTAGAGATGTAGCTCCATTTCCACGTAAATTTAATGATAAAATAACCCAACCATTATCTGTTTTTGATTATGATAATAAAAAGAATTACAGACTACTTATTACACAAGGCAAAAACCTTTTAATGTACAATGTACAATCTAAAATTGTTGAAGGGTTCACATTTAAATCTGCCAATAACAATATTGTTTCACAGCCAAAACATTTTAGAATTGGTAGTAAAGATTATTTAACTTTTAAAACAGAAAACAAATTATACATTTTAGATAGAACCGGACGCACACGTGTAAAACCTAAAACAAACGCTTTATTTTCAAATCAACCTGTTTTCTTGTATAATAATCAATTTACAACCACTACAAACAATGGTAATTTATATTCGGTAAGTACAAATGGTAATGTATCATTAAAAAATTTAGGATTTACCAAAGACCACTATTTAACTACAACAAGTAAAACACTGGTAGCTTTAAACGAAAATAAACTAACTATAAAAAGCAAAACCACAGAGCTAGATTTTGGTAGTTACTCAAAACCCAAAATCTTCTATATAAACGATAAAATTTATGTAACGGTTACAGATAAACAATCTCATAAGGTATATCTTTTTGATAGTTTATCTAAATTAATCCCCAACTTCCCAGTTTATGGAAACTCTTTAATTGAATTAAACAATATAGACAAAGACAGAAACCTAGAGCTTGTAACCAAAGGAGAAAGCAACTCTATAATTTTATATCAAATTAACTAG
- a CDS encoding ribonuclease HII, with amino-acid sequence MLLANHSNFEFECGTDEAGRGCLAGPVTAAAVILPKDFNNTVLNDSKQLSEKKRAFLKPIIETNALTFGVAHIFQEEIDHINILNASILAMHQSIEKLSINPEFIIVDGNKFKPYKNIPYETIIKGDGKYLSIAAASILAKTHRDFYMNKIHEEYPMYNWKQNKGYPTKEHREAIKKYGITKYHRKSFRLLPEQLKLDL; translated from the coding sequence ATGTTATTAGCTAACCATTCTAATTTTGAATTTGAGTGTGGTACAGACGAGGCAGGCAGAGGTTGTCTTGCTGGTCCTGTTACCGCTGCTGCTGTTATTTTACCTAAAGATTTTAATAACACCGTTTTAAACGACTCTAAGCAATTAAGCGAAAAGAAACGAGCATTTTTAAAACCTATAATAGAAACTAATGCTTTAACCTTTGGTGTTGCTCATATTTTTCAGGAAGAAATTGATCATATTAATATTTTAAATGCTTCTATTTTGGCCATGCATCAATCTATTGAAAAATTATCTATTAACCCCGAATTTATTATTGTAGATGGCAACAAATTTAAACCCTATAAAAATATTCCTTATGAAACTATTATAAAAGGAGATGGTAAATATTTAAGTATTGCTGCCGCTTCTATTTTAGCCAAAACCCACAGAGATTTTTATATGAATAAAATTCATGAAGAATATCCTATGTATAATTGGAAACAAAATAAAGGTTACCCTACCAAAGAGCATAGAGAAGCCATTAAAAAATATGGTATAACAAAGTATCACCGAAAGTCTTTTAGATTATTACCCGAACAATTAAAATTAGATTTATAA
- a CDS encoding putative porin: MSKTLYIKRNRIIVKTVLACFFVCIFSIVQAQVNPEGNSRPPRKDQDSVSNNRNARKEQEKKADITQYQIISVENDTTYVDTTLSIKKEYKFNYLRKDNFGLMPFANLGQTYNSLTYNFQNTNLMPGFGATARHFNYWEIEDINYYRVPTPLTELFFKTAFEQGQLVDSFITINTSPQFNFSIAYKGLRSLGKYQNALTSTGNFRFTSNYQSKNKRYNARGHIVTQDLMNQENGGLEDTSVTNFTNGDEEFIDRSILEVNFENAESILVGKRFHLEHDYKLIQKDSLSKNEIKIGHIMSFEDKYFQYDQSSSETSFFGESFVSSDIKDRNTLENFYNKVYVNYSNNLIGDLQFNVSNNNFNYGYNKVIVLDNTTITNRLKGNVYSVGGKYKKQYKGFQLDGEFGLNVAGDFDGNFIKAKATFNLNEEIAASASLNHSSQAPKYNTLLHQSSYKNYNWQNSFNNTEIQQLAFNLKYKQLANITVDLNTITDYVYFKQDNDITDTEQAIKPYQNNSTITYLRAKLENEIKFGKFALNNTVLYQNVQDNNNTLNVPELTTRNTLYFSSHMFKKALFMQTGLTLNYFTKYYMNAYNPVLAEFYVQNTEEYGDFPRLDFFINAKIRQTRLFLKAEHFNSAFTGYNYFSAPNNPYRDFIVRFGVVWNFFK, from the coding sequence ATGTCAAAAACCTTATATATTAAAAGAAATAGAATCATTGTAAAAACTGTTTTGGCATGTTTTTTTGTCTGTATTTTTAGTATAGTACAAGCTCAAGTTAATCCAGAAGGAAACTCTAGACCGCCTAGAAAAGACCAAGATTCTGTATCTAACAATAGAAATGCTAGAAAAGAACAAGAAAAAAAAGCAGATATAACGCAGTATCAAATTATTTCTGTAGAAAATGATACTACTTATGTAGATACCACCTTATCAATAAAAAAAGAATATAAATTTAACTACTTAAGAAAAGATAATTTTGGGTTAATGCCATTTGCCAATTTAGGACAAACATATAATAGTTTAACCTACAATTTTCAGAATACTAATTTAATGCCTGGTTTTGGGGCTACAGCAAGACATTTTAATTATTGGGAAATAGAAGATATAAATTATTATAGAGTACCAACACCATTAACAGAATTGTTTTTTAAAACAGCTTTTGAGCAGGGGCAACTGGTAGACTCCTTTATAACCATTAATACATCGCCTCAATTTAACTTTTCAATAGCTTATAAAGGACTAAGGTCTTTAGGTAAATATCAAAACGCTTTAACCAGTACAGGTAACTTTAGGTTTACATCAAACTATCAATCAAAAAATAAAAGATATAATGCGCGCGGGCACATAGTAACCCAAGATTTAATGAATCAAGAAAATGGTGGGTTAGAAGATACAAGCGTAACAAACTTTACAAATGGCGATGAAGAATTTATAGACCGCTCCATACTAGAAGTAAACTTTGAAAACGCAGAAAGCATTTTAGTAGGTAAAAGGTTTCATTTAGAACATGATTATAAACTCATTCAAAAAGACTCCCTTTCAAAAAACGAAATTAAAATAGGACATATAATGTCTTTTGAAGATAAGTACTTTCAGTACGATCAATCATCAAGCGAAACAAGTTTTTTTGGAGAATCTTTTGTGAGTTCAGATATTAAAGACAGAAATACCCTAGAAAACTTTTACAATAAAGTATATGTAAACTACAGTAACAACTTAATAGGAGACCTACAATTCAATGTAAGTAACAATAACTTTAACTACGGTTACAACAAAGTAATAGTCCTAGATAACACAACAATAACAAATCGTTTAAAAGGAAATGTGTATTCCGTAGGCGGTAAATACAAAAAACAATACAAAGGTTTTCAGTTAGATGGAGAATTTGGTTTAAACGTAGCAGGAGATTTTGATGGTAATTTTATAAAAGCAAAAGCAACATTTAATCTAAATGAAGAAATTGCAGCATCAGCATCATTAAACCACAGTTCACAAGCCCCAAAATACAACACCTTATTACACCAAAGCAGCTACAAAAATTACAATTGGCAAAACAGCTTTAATAATACAGAAATCCAACAACTAGCATTTAACCTAAAATATAAGCAACTAGCAAATATCACAGTAGATCTTAATACAATAACAGATTATGTGTACTTTAAACAAGACAATGATATTACAGATACAGAGCAAGCAATAAAACCCTACCAAAACAATAGTACCATAACCTACTTAAGAGCCAAATTAGAAAACGAAATAAAGTTCGGTAAATTTGCACTCAATAATACAGTACTGTATCAAAACGTACAAGACAATAATAATACACTCAATGTACCAGAGCTAACAACCCGTAATACACTCTACTTTTCAAGCCATATGTTTAAAAAAGCCCTATTTATGCAAACAGGACTTACATTAAACTATTTCACAAAATACTATATGAACGCCTATAATCCTGTTTTAGCAGAATTCTATGTTCAAAATACCGAAGAATATGGAGACTTTCCACGTTTAGACTTTTTCATAAACGCAAAAATCCGTCAAACACGTCTCTTTCTAAAAGCAGAACACTTCAATTCAGCATTTACAGGCTACAATTATTTTTCAGCACCCAATAACCCATACAGAGACTTTATAGTGCGCTTCGGTGTCGTTTGGAATTTCTTTAAATAA